From Streptomyces cyaneogriseus subsp. noncyanogenus, the proteins below share one genomic window:
- a CDS encoding enolase C-terminal domain-like protein: protein MSTSQPTVTAFSVYPVAGRDCMELNLSGAHGPYFTRNIVVLTDSEGRTGLGEVPGGEKITQTLRDAESLVVGAKVGDYKRVLREIGARFADRDAGGRGAQTFDLRTTVHAVTAVESALLDLLGQHLDVPVAALLGDGKQRDSVRVLGYLFYVGDPDRTDLEYVREHDADTDWYRIRHEEALTPEAIVRQAEATYDLYGFRDFKLKGGVLDGAEEVKAVRALKDRFPEARITLDPNGAWSLREAVELCAPLAGTLAYAEDPCGAENGYSGREILAEFRRATGLPTATNMIATDWRQLTHALALQSVSIPLADPHFWTMQGSVRVAQLCNAMGLTWGCHSNNHFDISLAMVTHCGAAAPGEYNALDTHWIWQEGLERLTTAPPRIVDGEIAVPDAPGLGVQLDMDRLLAAHELYRTKALGARDDAIGMQYLIPGWEFDAKRPCLVR, encoded by the coding sequence ATGAGCACGAGCCAGCCGACCGTCACCGCGTTCTCCGTCTACCCCGTGGCGGGGCGCGACTGCATGGAACTGAACCTCTCCGGCGCCCACGGCCCCTACTTCACCCGCAACATCGTCGTCCTGACGGACTCCGAGGGCCGCACCGGCCTCGGCGAGGTGCCCGGCGGGGAGAAGATCACACAGACCCTGCGCGACGCCGAGTCCCTCGTGGTCGGCGCCAAGGTCGGCGACTACAAGCGGGTGCTGCGCGAGATCGGAGCCCGCTTCGCCGACCGCGACGCCGGTGGACGGGGCGCGCAGACCTTCGACCTGCGGACCACCGTGCACGCCGTCACCGCCGTCGAGTCGGCTCTCCTGGACCTGCTCGGCCAGCACCTCGACGTGCCGGTCGCGGCGCTCCTCGGGGACGGCAAGCAGCGGGACTCCGTACGGGTGCTGGGCTACCTCTTCTACGTCGGCGACCCCGACCGCACCGACCTGGAGTACGTCCGCGAGCACGACGCGGACACCGACTGGTACCGGATCCGGCACGAGGAGGCCCTGACGCCCGAGGCGATCGTGCGCCAGGCCGAGGCGACCTACGACCTGTACGGCTTCCGCGACTTCAAGCTGAAGGGCGGCGTCCTGGACGGCGCCGAGGAGGTCAAGGCCGTACGCGCGCTGAAGGACCGTTTCCCCGAGGCCCGGATCACCCTCGACCCCAACGGGGCCTGGTCGCTGAGGGAGGCCGTCGAGCTCTGCGCGCCGCTGGCCGGGACGCTCGCCTACGCCGAGGACCCCTGCGGCGCCGAGAACGGCTACTCCGGGCGGGAGATCCTGGCCGAGTTCCGCCGCGCGACCGGTCTTCCCACGGCCACCAACATGATCGCCACCGACTGGCGGCAGCTGACCCACGCCCTCGCCCTCCAGTCGGTCTCCATCCCGCTCGCCGACCCGCACTTCTGGACCATGCAGGGCTCCGTCCGCGTGGCGCAGTTGTGCAACGCGATGGGACTGACCTGGGGCTGCCACTCCAACAACCACTTCGACATCTCCCTCGCCATGGTCACGCACTGCGGAGCCGCCGCGCCCGGCGAGTACAACGCCCTGGACACGCACTGGATATGGCAGGAGGGCCTGGAGCGGCTCACCACCGCCCCGCCCCGCATCGTCGACGGCGAGATCGCCGTCCCCGACGCCCCGGGTCTCGGCGTCCAGCTCGACATGGACCGCCTTCTCGCCGCCCACGAGCTCTACCGCACGAAGGCCCTGGGCGCGCGGGACGACGCCATCGGCATGCAGTACCTGATCCCGGGCTGGGAGTTCGACGCCAAGCGCCCCTGCCTGGTGCGGTAG
- a CDS encoding serine hydrolase domain-containing protein — MSAPEPATRIRLALDKWVERRALLGAQALYRQGDEICHIAVGEAAPGVRATSGIAGRLYCANKPVLAVLAGVAEQEGLLGLRDPLARFFDEGAPAMAAVTVADLLGHTVRLPPALHTRSPSLGERARLIVGSATPRPGGAHYNAQTTSAVLGAILERVYSLPLADLVAHRVAGPLGLRDLALLPRPDRRYGPLHRRGGDMNFVPVEDEARGLHAANPGQAGVSTAADMGLLYADLLSSLEGGGRLLAPETAARLLRTGRQVQLYDLGARDWGLGFQRDLARDILGAGWGPDTFGHLGTAPRRTVVLHAADPAAGRVLTLRFFSPVDDRGVHRLTALV, encoded by the coding sequence ATGAGCGCGCCGGAACCCGCGACCCGCATACGCCTGGCACTGGACAAGTGGGTCGAACGCCGGGCCCTCCTCGGGGCCCAGGCCCTGTACCGGCAGGGCGACGAGATCTGTCACATCGCCGTGGGAGAAGCGGCTCCGGGGGTCCGGGCCACTTCCGGCATCGCCGGGCGGCTCTACTGCGCCAACAAGCCCGTACTGGCCGTCCTCGCGGGCGTTGCGGAGCAAGAAGGTCTCCTCGGCCTGCGCGACCCCCTGGCCCGCTTCTTCGACGAGGGGGCCCCGGCCATGGCCGCGGTGACCGTCGCCGACCTGCTCGGACACACCGTCAGGCTTCCCCCCGCCCTGCACACCCGCAGTCCCTCCCTGGGCGAGCGGGCCCGTCTGATCGTCGGTTCCGCCACGCCCCGGCCAGGGGGCGCTCACTACAACGCGCAGACCACCTCGGCGGTGCTGGGCGCGATCCTCGAGCGGGTGTACTCGCTGCCCCTGGCGGACCTCGTCGCCCACCGGGTCGCCGGACCCCTCGGCCTGCGCGACCTGGCCCTGCTGCCGCGCCCGGACCGGCGGTACGGTCCGCTGCACCGCCGGGGCGGAGACATGAACTTCGTCCCCGTCGAGGACGAGGCACGCGGTCTGCACGCGGCCAACCCCGGTCAGGCGGGCGTGTCGACCGCCGCCGACATGGGCCTGCTGTACGCGGACCTCCTGAGCTCCCTCGAAGGCGGGGGCCGCCTGCTGGCGCCGGAGACGGCCGCGCGCTTGCTGCGGACCGGCCGGCAGGTACAGCTGTACGACCTCGGGGCGCGCGACTGGGGCCTCGGCTTCCAGCGCGACCTGGCACGGGACATCCTGGGAGCCGGGTGGGGCCCCGACACGTTCGGGCACCTGGGCACCGCACCGCGGCGCACCGTCGTCCTGCACGCGGCCGACCCGGCCGCCGGCCGCGTCCTGACGCTCAGATTCTTCAGCCCCGTCGACGACCGCGGCGTCCACCGGCTCACGGCGCTCGTCTGA